The window AGAAGACTTTTCCGTCCACTTTTGTCCATCAATGAAGATGCTACTATTGTGCCTGCAACAAAGTCAACATTATAAGTCAACTACTTGGCTATTAGCCTTTTCAGATGCAATAATATGCAACTCATCTAACCAAAAACATTTGTGGCCCCCACTAGAGCACTTGCTGCTATATCAGATTCAATTCCTGCATTGTGGAATACTGTAGTAGAATAACACACAACCCCATTTATTCCAGCCAGCTGTTGAAACAAGAAAAGGATGGCACCAACGCTGACAGCTGTCACAACACCATTGGTTATTTCAAATTAAAGATTATGCTTATGTAATGAAGTTTTATTTGTAGGTTTTGTTATACCTTTGATATATCGTTTACTGAAAAGATCAAACCAACCAGCATTGTTTTCTTCAGAACCTTTCTTCATTAAATCAGCCATAACCTCTGTAACCTTTTTTCTCCCATATAGTTTTCTGATTGCTTTCTCAGCTTCAGAAACTTTCTTTTTCTACAATTGCACCATTAACTCTTTTATAAATAGAtgcactataattataattataattattataaatattaaaaatgaaaACCTGAAGGAGCCAACGAGGACTCTCAGGAGTGAATGCCATTCCAAGGGCCAATAGAACCGACGGGATAACAGCAATGCCAAACATTGATCTCCACCTGCATGATAATACATAAACATAATGAGGGATCATAAGATAAAAAAAAACAACATAAAGTTATGTAATTACCATATAGAATTCGTGGATAATGGTAATCCAATCAACAAAGCTGCAAAAACCCCAATGCAAATAAACACCTGATTCATAGCCCCAAGTCTACCGCGATTATCAGTCGGTGATATCTAAACAAAAGAAAAAAAGTGTTTTAGTCTGTTATGTATAAACAGGGTTGATTTTGGAAGAAAATTATGGAACTTTATATAATAAATTGACCTTGGATATATACAGAGGGACGACGGTAGATGATATGCCAATTCCAATGCCACAAAGCAAACGACCTATTATCATAATTTCCATGTTTTTTGCTGTGGCGCTGCAAATATTAAATCattttaataacatatatatttatataatatattgtgTATTGTATTTAAATAGTGTGAAAAACTAGATGCATATCTAAAGGTGTATATGATGCAGCTTCAAATGAATCTCAGTCAACACCTGCAACATCAAGTCAATCACAGTCAACACTCTCTCATTCAATACATTCAGTTAGCAGTTATGGACCAAATGAGACATCATCAAGATATATCAAGCATGCTAGATATTTTACTTACTTTAGTTAGGAGTTTATTATTCTGTTAGGAATTTGTTATAGGATGATAACTTTATTCAAGGCAATGTATTAAGCCTTTCTGCTAGTTTAGCTAACTGATGTAATAGGGTATAAATAGCTCTAGTGTGTACTCTGTATGTTAGATTTTGGGAAAATACAATCATTTCATTTTCACTTTATGGTATCAGACGTTCTCCATCATCCCACCACGCACAAACCCTAATTTCATCCCCAAATCGAACAATCAAATCAACAATTCATCTAATCATACAACAAATTCATCCGCAAACAATCTTCGATTCAATTCATCATCAAATTCTCTTTCAATTAATCATCAATTACAGTAACGGCACCAACAATTGAAGACGTCATCAATACGAATGATATCAATTCCAACAATCATCCATTGTTCTTACACCAAAACAATCATCCTGGACTCATTCTGATCTCCAAGAAACTATCTGGTTCTGAGAATTATGGAAGCTGGAAAAGATCGATGTTAATTGCACTAAATGCGAAGAACAAATTGAAAATTGTGACGAAGGAGTATGAAGAACCTGCACCAGATTCAGTTCTCCGGCCACTTTGGGAACGCAACAACGACATGATAATCTCCTGGATTCTTAATACGGTCTCAGATGAAATCAGCAACAGCCTAAATTTCATCAATACTGCTGCAAATCTTTGGCAAGAACTACAAGAACATTACTCCCAAATTGATGGCCATAGGATCTATCAACTTGCCAATGACATCTCTCAATTGAAACAACATAACAGTACCATTGAAGTTTACTATCACAAGTTAAAAGGTCTATATGATGAAACTGATGCACTTGAGGCACCATACATGTGTAATTGCACCTGCACCTGTGAAAATGGTAAACAAAATGGAGAAAGAGAACAGAGGAAAAGACTTCTCCAATTTCTCATGGGCTTAGATGAGTGTTATGCAACTACCAGAGGTCAAATCTTACTTATGCAACCTTTACCAACCATTGCAAAGGCTTATGGCATGCTTAAACAAGAAGAAAAGCAAAGAGATGGTACTCTGCCAAAATCTGTAATGCCTACTATAATGAGCTATAAACAAAACAACTATCAAAAGTTCACAAAGACTTCTGCCACTGGTAATGAAAGGAAATCCACCTTCAAAGCTGGGGTGACATGTTCCACTTGTTACAGAGAAGGTCATACATCTGAAGAATGTTACAAGAATGTAGGCTATCTACCTGGACACCCTCTACATGGTAAATATCAACCAAAGAATCACAACAAAGGAAAGACTGTGAATAGCATCTTCACCAACAATGTTGCAGATTCATCAAGCTCTCTCACAGATTCAACAAATCAAGATGTTATGGCAGCAAGGATGGATCAATTGCAGAACCAACTTAATCAGGTCTTGTTGATGATGCAGGGAACTTCAAATGACCACCAGGCTCAAGGTATGACTTCTATTATAGCATCATTTTTCTGTCATCTGAACAATGCTTGGGTCATAGATAGTGGGGTCACTGATCATGTGTCCATCACTTTATCAAACATGCATAACATACAACATCACAACACATCCATCTCTGTCACACTCCCAAATAAACAAGTCATCAACGTTTCTATCACTGGCTCAGTCAAACTTACACCTGATCTTACATTACTAAATGTCTTCTATATTCCATCCTTCACTTACAATATACTGTCAATTAGTAAAATAACTCAAACCACCAATTTCTCTGTACTATTCAATCATCTTGAATGTATATTCAGGGCAACCACAAGCAGATTGCCCATGGCAAACTCTATGATGGTCTCTACATCATTCATCCTAAAGCCAACATCAAAAGTCGTTCTTCCATCAACTCTACAACATCCAGCAAAGACAATCATTCACTCTGGCATTCAAGACTTGGCCATTGTTCATACCATACCTTAGACAAAAAAAAATCACTTTCTTTTTCCAAATGTAATATTTCCACAGTTTGCAATATCTGTCCATTAGCAAAACAACATGTACTTACTTTTCCAGTTTCTAACTCTTATGCCAAATCAAAATTTGATCATGTAGATGCAGATGTATGGGGTCCATATAAACATTATACTCTGAATAAATGTACATATTTTCTTACTCTTGTAGATGATTTTTCAAGAACCACATGGACATTCTTATTACCATCAAAATCACATGTTACATCAACTCTCAAACTCTTCTTTGCACATGTCAAAACCCAATTTCAATCCAATATCAAATGTCTTAGGTCAGATAATGGTTTAGAATTCTTAAACAATGAACTCACTACCTTTCTTCAACAACATGGCACAACACACCAAACCACATGTCCttatacaccacaacaaaatggtaggGCTGAAAGAAAACACAGAAATCTTCTAGAAATGGCTAGGGCAATTCACTTTCAAGCTCACTTTCCAATTCATTTTTGGGGTTACAGCTTACTAGCTGCTACCTTCATCACAAACAGACTACCCACTAGAACTTTACAATACAAAAGTCCATATGAAACTCTCCACAACACATCACCTGACCTTAATCATCTAAAGGTTATTGGTTGTCTAGCCTATGCTTACTCACATTCAACTGACAAATTCTCCCCTAGAGCAATTCCTTCCATTTTTCTAGGATACCCTGCACAACAAAAAGGTTATCTTCTATATAATCAACTCACCAAAAAGACTTTTGTGAGCAGAAATGTCCTCTTTCATGAAAACATATTTCCCTTCAACAAAGACACAACACAAAATCCAAACCAAAGCCCTATACCTATCCCTCCACAATCCATCTATATACCACCACCTTCATTCTCATCCACCACTCCTCAATCAAATGCATCTGCAACCTTCAACACACATAATGACATTAATCACTCTACTCCAACTATATCACAAACTTCAACCAACAACAATCCAACAAGTCAATCCATTCCCAACACAGAAAATCAACCTGATCCATCTGTTATTCCATCCAATATCACCAACAACACAATTCCAAATCAAAGAAGATCTCAAAGACAAAAATCTATTCCTGTCAAATTCAATGACTATCAGCTTCCACCATCCAAATCCAAAATCAACTCCATTTCACACAAACATCATCTATCTCACTTTCTAAACTACTCTAATCTTACAAATCCATCTCAACTTCACTTAATAAACAATTTAAACTCAACCAGTGACCCACATAACTATAAACAAGCATCAAAGGATGATAGATGGAATGAAGCTATGAAACAAGAAATATCATCTCTGGAAGCAAATAATACATGGGATTTAGTCCCATTACCCTCTCACAAAACACCAATTGGGTCCAAATGGGTGTACAGGGACAAATACAAATCAGATGGTTCAATTGAAAGGTTTAAGGCACGACTAGTTGCAAAAGGGTATACATAGAAAGAAGGAATAGACTACAAGGAGACCTTTGCTCCAGTTGCCAAGATGGTTACCATTAGAACATTACTTACTGTAGCAGTACAAAGGGATTGGGTCATAGAACAATTAGATGTAAACAATGCTTTCCTACATGGTGACCTACATGAAGAAGTTTACATGTCTATTCCACAAGGGTACCCAAAGCCACTTCAGAAAAATATTGTCTGCAAACTAAGAAAATCCTTATATGGCCTTAAACAAGCAAACAGGCAGTGGTTTACCAAATTAACCACCTTCTTGCAATCCATGGGATTCACACAGAGTTATGCTGATACTTCCTTATTTACCCTACACCAAAATTCTGATGTGATTCATCTTATCATCTATG of the Rutidosis leptorrhynchoides isolate AG116_Rl617_1_P2 chromosome 5, CSIRO_AGI_Rlap_v1, whole genome shotgun sequence genome contains:
- the LOC139850257 gene encoding uncharacterized protein, coding for MLIALNAKNKLKIVTKEYEEPAPDSVLRPLWERNNDMIISWILNTVSDEISNSLNFINTAANLWQELQEHYSQIDGHRIYQLANDISQLKQHNSTIEVYYHKLKGLYDETDALEAPYMCNCTCTCENGKQNGEREQRKRLLQFLMGLDECYATTRGQILLMQPLPTIAKAYGMLKQEEKQRDGTLPKSVMPTIMSYKQNNYQKFTKTSATGNERKSTFKAGVTCSTCYREGHTSEECYKNVGYLPGHPLHGKYQPKNHNKGKTVNSIFTNNVADSSSSLTDSTNQDVMAARMDQLQNQLNQVLLMMQGTSNDHQAQGQPQADCPWQTL